The following proteins are encoded in a genomic region of Stegostoma tigrinum isolate sSteTig4 chromosome 10, sSteTig4.hap1, whole genome shotgun sequence:
- the LOC132210054 gene encoding B2 bradykinin receptor-like, which translates to MTVHTAPNQSLAMSSNLSTIDSSNDTLPCPEGNFWEWMYTFQPIYIMAVCIIGIAGNSFVLMVLCLQKGRCTVPELYLGSLAGADLLLLAGLPFWAVSIALRYKWPFGEFLCRYVNSVIYMNFYGSIYFLVMVSIDRYFALVKVLYHGRIRTLSCAKVNCFIIWMFSLLMSSPSIIFRRVIHVEELNMSACLLDYPNHYWILKMDIVMMVIGFLIPATIISFCTFQILNVLRNNQMQRFKQASKENKATTLVFAVLLVFVICWLPFQLIRFLRIFQFTNILQGCSLASVISNSSQIATFLACTNSCINPVLYVLVGKQFRKKARDLWVRARTMSLKTFNDSLTNGSTSAES; encoded by the coding sequence ATGACTGTCCACACAGCTCCCAACCAGTCCCTGGCAATGTCCTCAAATCTCAGCACCATCGACAGCTCCAATGACACACTCCCTTGCCCTGAAGGCAATTTCTGGGAGTGGATGTACACCTTTCAGCCTATTTACATCATGGCCGTGTGCATCATTGGCATTGCAGGCAACAGCTTTGTCCTGATGGTCTTGTGTTTACAGAAAGGACGTTGCACGGTGCCAGAGCTATACCTGGGGAGTCTCGCTGGGGCTGACCTGCTCCTCTTGGCTGGCCTCCCTTTCTGGGCCGTTAGCATTGCCCTCCGCTACAAATGGCCTTTTGGAGAGTTCCTGTGCCGTTATGTCAACTCAGTGATTTACATGAACTTTTACGGTAGTATCTACTTCCTGGTGATGGTCAGCATCGACCGCTACTTCGCTCTTGTGAAAGTCCTATATCACGGCAGAATACGGACACTCTCATGTGCCAAGGTCAACTGCTTCATCATCTGGATGTTCAGCTTGCTGATGAGTAGCCCCAGCATCATATTCCGAAGAGTGATCCATGTGGAAGAATTGAACATGTCTGCTTGCCTACTCGATTACCCTAATCATTACTGGATACTGAAGATGGACATTGTGATGATGGTCATCGGCTTCCTCATTCCTGCAACCATCATCAGTTTCTGCACCTTTCAGATCCTAAATGTCCTCAGAAACAACCAAATGCAACGCTTCAAGCAAGCGAGCAAGGAAAACAAGGCCACCACCTTGGTGTTCGCTGTCCTTTTGGTCTTTGTCATTTGCTGGCTGCCTTTTCAACTCATCCGGTTCCTCAGGATCTTTCAGTTTACAAACATCCTGCAGGGCTGCTCCTTAGCAAGTGTGATTAGTAACAGCAGCCAGATTGCTACCTTCTTGGCCTGTACCAACAGCTGCATCAACCCTGTGCTCTATGTCCTTGTTGGAAAGCAGTTCAGGAAGAAAGCGCGAGATCTGTGGGTCCGAGCCAGGACCATGTCATTAAAAACTTTTAATGACTCCCTCACAAATGGTTCCACGTCAGCAGAGAGTTAA